A stretch of DNA from Desmonostoc muscorum LEGE 12446:
TAATTACCTGCTGGCTCTCACAGTAGCCCCACATTTTAGTGGGGTAACTTTTTTGCCCACCCACCCTCAACCGTAAAAGCTTTATTTTACCGACGATGCAGCTTCGCACCCCACCCCACCAAATGTTGTAATTGTCCGACTGGAAAGTTTACTAGTCATTAATTCATAAATTTGCTGGTTTGAAAGTTGAGTTGGCTTGACTTCGACTGTGGGTGCAGTTTCTCCCCTGTTGACTTGAATAATGGAATTAGCCCAATAAAACTGCTGCTGGTCAGGTTGGGAATAAACAGGATAACAGCCTTTCGAGGCGATCACTAATTTATGCTCTACGCTAGAAACTGATGGTAAAGAAATACCAGCACGAACTAATTTTGCCTCTCCTACTGGCCCCCACAAACGTAATTGTTGATTGACACAACGTTTTCCATCCTTGAGAGGGGCAATAATGTTGCCACAAACTTTAACATCCACATCATACATCGGCGGATAATCAGGCACTGTTTGAGCTTGAGTCGTATTCCTCTCATCCTTGCCACTGACATTTACAGTAGTAGGGGTACAAGCTGTAACTATACCTCCTATTACCAGCAGCCAAAGCCAGTTAACTTTGCAGGTAAACATCTGCTGAATCCTCTTCTACGATTGAGAAATTGACAACTAATTTTTTAACTTAAACCCCGTCCATTTTGAAACCTGGAGTTTTTAAGGAGAGTGTATTATTCGGTTGTGGCTTTAGTTCTGAGCTTTACTCTAATTCCAAAAAACTACGGTTTTCAAGGTTGACGCGGTTTAGATACAAACTGGCGCTGATTGCTAGGTGATGTCCATAACGTGCAGAACCCGGATGAGGCTTTTCTGCTACTTGCTCCAATTTCTAGCGTTACCCCCAAACGCTTAACATCCTTAGCACAAGTAAGTTGACCGTTTTGGTCACGACTCAGCAAATCTTGATTCCATTGCATTAGGTTGTGAGCAAACTTACCTTCATTACTGGTTGCCCATTCCAAAGCATTGGCTTGGGCTTGTGTGAGTTGGCGTGGCCCAGCAGGATCTAGATGACTAGATTGATACCAGGACATTCCACCTACACTTACTAGTCCGCCTACTCCAGCTGCAATTAATAGCAGTATTCCCGCAGCAATTAAAGAGGGAACCGAATGAATAGCACGCTCAAATTCAGTACGCCTAATTAATCCTGTTACAGCCTGAGCGATCGCTTTTTGTTGACCTTTTACTGCTGCCTTTTCATATGTCTGGAGATGGTCATAAAGCTGCGTTTGCCATAGGTCAAACATTGCTTCCATTTCTTTGGGATTGTCTTCCAACAGCACTTGTAGCCTGCCAGTAGCAATCATCATCAGAAATGCTGGGTCATCAGGGTCTAGTCCGGTTTGAACTACAATTTCCCAAACCCTAGCTTTAAATGAATCATCTTTACCTCGAATGGCTAAATCTAGTAAAGTTGGGTAAGGAATTTGGCTCAGTCCTTTGCCTCTAGCAGCTACTGAATCCAAAAACTCATCGTCTAAATCGAGTTCTTCAGTGTGAGAATTACTCATATCTGTATTTGCTTTTAGCTAATTAGCGCCCTCGTACCCTACGCTCATTTGGTAATTTGATTTGATGGTGGGAGATGTCACCGAAACAGTGCTGAGTGCTGAGTAATTAGTCCTGAGTAAAAAAGTAAAATTAATTGCACAGGCTAAACGCCCCGCTATCTATGTACAGCACTCCTGAATTAGATTACTTCTTGGTAGCAAACTTGCCGTTGACATTAGCATCATCAACTTTTTCTGTTGGGGCAGTAATTGAAGCTGTCGGAAGATTCCAAATTTTCGCTTTCTCAATTTCCTCAGAAGCTTTTTTGAGAAAATTGTGTAATCGCTGCTTACCCAATACACCTAACTCTCCATAATCTCTAGCCGCAGAAAAATTTATCTGATTGGCATCAAGGATATCCCGCTCTCGATAGCTGAACTTGGGAAAATTGATGACAGCTACTTTATGAGCTTTGATTAAATCCTGTAAATTCTTACGTCCATCTACATGTTTCCAGTCATCGCATAAACCATAATTGCGTACAAATATGTGCTTAATCTTGTTCTCAAAGCGTTCGAGAGATTGCATAAATAATTGAACGCTGTCATATCCACCACTACAAACAAACCACTTATATATTTTGACCTTATTTTTCCCAGTAAGTTCTAGGATTTGATTACGCTCAATCCAATCAGTTACTGCTGGGTATACTTGAGCAGGTAAATTGACAATGACAGAAGTTGTTAGCGCTAAATTAAAAATTTCATCAGCATCGTAAGCTTTACGCTCTGATTCGCTAAAAACTGCTGTTTTATGATTATCTGGATAAAAAGCGCCTACATCTGGATTACTTTGGTCTGCTTCTACCAACTCATAAGGGAGTTTATTGTCAATGCAGTATTGCACCATAACCCGTGCAAACAAAGATTTGCCAACTCCACCTTTTTCACCATCCATGAAGTGAATTGCTGCCATCTTAAATCTCCTTTGTGATTTGACTAAATGTGCATTAATAAATACTTAAATATTCTCAAACATATCGTCTGTTTCATCATAGAAAGACCCCTCACCAGGAATGAAGGAATCAGAATCTATTTTGTGTTTCGACTTGCTGCTACTATTGTTATTGTTATTACTATCATCAGGATTACTGTGACTGGAATTACCTGCATCTAGACCGAACATAGTAGCAAGTGTTTGAGGATTAGTCATAGTGCTTATAGGCATAGGCAAAACATCACTTGATTTATGCGGTAATCCTAGTTCCATTCGCAAATATGCCAAATGTTGTTCCAGGGCATGACAACAAATCAACCCTACCCGACGCAGTTCTTGATCGCTAATATCTACACCTGCATCTGCTTGTGTTTTGTATGCTAAAGGCAACCAGCACATTCGTAATGCCTGCAATACCATCTCTTTGCTAGAACGTGCTTCATCTCCCTGTTGCAAATATGTGATTAACTGACCGTCTACTGTATTTGAGTAAGGATGGTAAGAAAATCTAAAAATTTTGCGCTGTCTATTAGTGTCATGATTTTTACGTAATTTATTATTAGTCATAGTTATGCCACCTTCTCAATTTGCGCTCTAAACCGCATAAACAAACCAAACGCATCAATCAACCTAAAGGACAAAGCTTCCTGCTCTCGGAAAGTACGGTAATAATCATTACTTTTATCCTTGAATACTTCTTGTACCTGTTGCTGTAAGTCAGCACCCCAATAAGTTGAAATTTCTTGAAAGCACTCTTGTAACTCTTGCTCTAAGTACAATGCTGCGCCACCACTCAAAATCACCTCGTTCACCGCAGGTAAAGTTGATTCCAGCCAATCGTAAAGCCTAGACCAATACTCAGCTTTAGCAGTAGCAATGGCATTAACAATCATCTGCAATTCATAATCAAGATTTTTAGGTTCTCTACTTTTGACCAGAGTGCGAATTGCTTGGTTATCAGTCGTGATATCTGAACCAGCTGCATAGATGGCAGAGGTCAAAGCAGTGGCATCCTGTCCCGATGTGCGCTCAATTACTCGCTTTACCATTTGGTGAAAGCCCAGCCCATTGGTGTAACCCGCCGTCATCTTGCCCCGTTCAAATAATAGAAGGCTGGTATTGCGATGCCCGAACATTAGCACTGCGATGGTTTGAGCGTTAAACCATTCTTTACCATTCTGGCGTTGGCGAATCATTGCCAATCCCGCACCTTCGGGTAAACACTCGAATCTCTCCAGCTTCACCCGCAACCTTTGACCCCGAAACCTAAAATCCTTGAGTGCAGACTGCAACTGTTGCTCAAATGCTTGGCGATTTTGATATTCACCATAGGGTAGTAGTGAGGTCAGTGATAGTGAAAACCTGTTAGGCAATTTGTTATGTTGAGCGATCGCACCAATAACCGCTAAGGCTTTGTGAATTGAGGTTTCGTACTTGAGCTTATCGAGTCTGGCAGATGCTGAAAACTGCCGTGCGAGGAATCCAACTACTGTACATTGTGTATCACTATCTGTCGGACTTGACACCCAGGCTTCATCTGCTGGTTTAGGAGATTCAAGACCCTTGCGACTCGACATATAAGCGTCAATCGAACTTTGAGGCAACTTCAGCATCTCTGGTTCCATTGTCATCAAATGTGGTTTGCCTTCAGTTGCTAGTTCGTAAACAATCTTGGTCAAGGAAGCACCAGGGTCAAAACTGACTATCAGGTTTGACATTGACTGTGGTTGTGATTATCCATAAAAGCTGCTTTTAACTTAAATGCAAATACTGGCTGTGAACATCACTCTACTGACCATTTTGTTGAAGGCAAATTTTATCCAGTTGGTTATTCTTTTTTCGCTGCTGTTAATTAAGTCGTTACTTTTCTGCTAAGAAATTCGATTTAGAAAAGTGTGCCATAACAGATCCATGCCAGATCCACAAACGAGCCATTGCAGATCCATTACAGTGACAATGTTGATCCAATAGAGATCCATTTGTCTGAGATACGTATTCTATGTATAATTTTTATTTGCAACAATGCTTGACTATTGACAAAGATTATGCGATGAGAGATCCAATACAAATCCCTCAGAGATCCATTACATATTCATCTAACAGTTGATTCGAGCAGCCCAAAAAAACCTTTGGTGAGTAGCAAGCTATGTTGCTGTCCGGACATTTTTTCTCTTGAGAAAAAACGCACCCCCAGGTGCGGCAACAAACTTGCCCTCCTTTCACGGTTCCCCTACCTCAGTAGGTTAACCACCGTGACAGAGGGGAAGATGATACGAAAATTCTCTCTGGGAGTTCAGCCTGGAAAATTTCTGCAAGGTTTGGACTGATTGGCTACGCCCCGCCGCGATCGCTTTCGCTATATCGACGAGATACTCCTGAGCAACGCTATCTTGACTTTCTTAGTACCCAAGCAAAGCTATTGCAGCGCATTTCATGATCTCGTATCGCATCTTGGTATCGAACCAGAATCGTAAGTAACCGCTTGGTCAATGACAAATGATAGTGCAGTCGTCAAACTTAAAACAGCTAATGACTAATGCATCAATAATGCGACAAAAACGCTCACACAGGATAGACATTAGACTGACTTTGGCAGAATACGAGAAAGCACAGCTAATGGCAGATGAAAATAATCTCACTATGAGTGAGTTGTTTCGTGCCAAGACTCTGAAAAATAGATTGCCCAGGCGTGTCACCAAAGTAGCAGGCCAAACTTACTGGGAGTTGGGGAAAATAGGTAACAATCTCAACCAAATAGCTAAAGCAATCAATACTTCAGTACTCATGGGAGAACCTGTGGTTGTAGATAGAGCATTGTTGTCACAGGTAAGAGATTTGGTGAAACAGGTGCGCCGAGAGATTGCTGAAATTGATTTAATCACTGATTTACAAGATGAAGCATGATTGGCAAGCACATCAAAGGTAAAAGTTTCCGGGGACTGCTAAACTACCTCTTTGGCAAAGATGGGGCAAGACAAATCGGTGGGAATATGGAAGGAACAAACCCACGCGAACTAGCAGCTGAATTTGGTATATCTCGAAGATTAAACCCGAAGGTGAGCAGGGCTGTTTATCATGCTTCTCTGAGTTTGGCCCATAAAGAGAGTTTAGATGATGATACTTGGGATGAAATCGCCCAGAAGTATCTGCAAGCAATGGGTTTTGATATGAACCAATATGTCGTAGTGCGGCATACTGACCGGACTCATGAACACATACATATTGCTGCCAGTCGCATTCAATTAGATGGCACTACAGTTTCTGATAGCTGGGATGATCGCAGAAGTGAAGCGGTAATTCGTAAGTTGGAGCAGGAATACAATTTGCAATCGGTGCAACCAAGTTGGGAAAAAGATAAGCATAGTCCAACTACTGGCGAACGTAGGCACATTGCCAGAACTGGAGAGGAAAGCGTTAGAGTCAGACTTCAGCGATCGCTCGACCAATCAACCCACGACCATCCCACTATGCCAGAGCTAATAGAGCGAACGCAACAACAAGGTATTAATGTCCGCGTTGGTTATACTCGCACAGGCATTGTCAAAGGCATTAGTTACCAACTTGATGGTGTGGCTTTTAGTGGTACGCATCTCGGTAAAGCATATACCTTTCCTGGTTTACAAAAGCATCGAGGGGTAAACTACAGTCCCAAGCGGGATGACAAACGCATCCAGAAACTCATGGAACAAGCTGTCGAAAATCCCACACCAGCAGTACCTCCAAAACAGGATGACAAACGCATAAAGAAACTGATGGAGCAAACTGTTGAAAATCCCACGCCAGCAGTTACTCAAACAAACTCCTTGCCTATACCAGAACCAACAAACTGGGAGCAAATACGCCTAAAGTTAAGCCAGCAGTACAATTTACCCAATTCTCTGCTCACAGAACTGTATGAAAAGGGTTGGCTCTATGCAAGTCAAACAGGTCAAGCAATATTTGTGGAACGCACACTCGATGATCTTCCAACTTTTGCCAAGCAGCTAGAACCAACAGGTAACTTCACCGCCATTACTCTCAACTCTGAACCGACAAAAGAAGGTAGTTTTTGGATTGCTACAGATGCCACAGTAGAAAGAGCAGTGCTACTAAGTGACCCGATTGAAGTTCTCTCTGTCATTGCCTTAGAATCAACTGTTGATAAAGAAAAGCGCAAAC
This window harbors:
- a CDS encoding DUF6753 family protein, which codes for MSNSHTEELDLDDEFLDSVAARGKGLSQIPYPTLLDLAIRGKDDSFKARVWEIVVQTGLDPDDPAFLMMIATGRLQVLLEDNPKEMEAMFDLWQTQLYDHLQTYEKAAVKGQQKAIAQAVTGLIRRTEFERAIHSVPSLIAAGILLLIAAGVGGLVSVGGMSWYQSSHLDPAGPRQLTQAQANALEWATSNEGKFAHNLMQWNQDLLSRDQNGQLTCAKDVKRLGVTLEIGASSRKASSGFCTLWTSPSNQRQFVSKPRQP
- a CDS encoding mobilization protein, translating into MAAIHFMDGEKGGVGKSLFARVMVQYCIDNKLPYELVEADQSNPDVGAFYPDNHKTAVFSESERKAYDADEIFNLALTTSVIVNLPAQVYPAVTDWIERNQILELTGKNKVKIYKWFVCSGGYDSVQLFMQSLERFENKIKHIFVRNYGLCDDWKHVDGRKNLQDLIKAHKVAVINFPKFSYRERDILDANQINFSAARDYGELGVLGKQRLHNFLKKASEEIEKAKIWNLPTASITAPTEKVDDANVNGKFATKK
- a CDS encoding ParM/StbA family protein, which gives rise to MSNLIVSFDPGASLTKIVYELATEGKPHLMTMEPEMLKLPQSSIDAYMSSRKGLESPKPADEAWVSSPTDSDTQCTVVGFLARQFSASARLDKLKYETSIHKALAVIGAIAQHNKLPNRFSLSLTSLLPYGEYQNRQAFEQQLQSALKDFRFRGQRLRVKLERFECLPEGAGLAMIRQRQNGKEWFNAQTIAVLMFGHRNTSLLLFERGKMTAGYTNGLGFHQMVKRVIERTSGQDATALTSAIYAAGSDITTDNQAIRTLVKSREPKNLDYELQMIVNAIATAKAEYWSRLYDWLESTLPAVNEVILSGGAALYLEQELQECFQEISTYWGADLQQQVQEVFKDKSNDYYRTFREQEALSFRLIDAFGLFMRFRAQIEKVA
- a CDS encoding plasmid mobilization protein, which codes for MTNASIMRQKRSHRIDIRLTLAEYEKAQLMADENNLTMSELFRAKTLKNRLPRRVTKVAGQTYWELGKIGNNLNQIAKAINTSVLMGEPVVVDRALLSQVRDLVKQVRREIAEIDLITDLQDEA
- a CDS encoding relaxase/mobilization nuclease domain-containing protein, which translates into the protein MIGKHIKGKSFRGLLNYLFGKDGARQIGGNMEGTNPRELAAEFGISRRLNPKVSRAVYHASLSLAHKESLDDDTWDEIAQKYLQAMGFDMNQYVVVRHTDRTHEHIHIAASRIQLDGTTVSDSWDDRRSEAVIRKLEQEYNLQSVQPSWEKDKHSPTTGERRHIARTGEESVRVRLQRSLDQSTHDHPTMPELIERTQQQGINVRVGYTRTGIVKGISYQLDGVAFSGTHLGKAYTFPGLQKHRGVNYSPKRDDKRIQKLMEQAVENPTPAVPPKQDDKRIKKLMEQTVENPTPAVTQTNSLPIPEPTNWEQIRLKLSQQYNLPNSLLTELYEKGWLYASQTGQAIFVERTLDDLPTFAKQLEPTGNFTAITLNSEPTKEGSFWIATDATVERAVLLSDPIEVLSVIALESTVDKEKRKPTLYWSVGDSEQIPLEFLRAIDTVVIAFKDHKKVENLIAEILAELPQAKQVSPSEAGWNGMLTNNHLQPNQRRIPELQNWEL